AAGTCTCCAAAACTTATTTTGAACCAATCAATATGGAATCGTATGAGCAAGCAAGCTAAAAGAGGGAGAAGAAAATTGGGTGAAAAAATGGGTGAAACTAATACGGCTGGGCAAAATGGGATAATccctaaaaaatattcgacccaatataaacaaataaataatattcattacaaattaaaaaaagtgaaaaatgaaaacacgtttgaagtaaaaaaattatgttgtggtttttccttttcttgCATccttatgaaaaataaaaattgttatgtTTTAGGTATCACTGATTTTGTTAACAATCAAAATGggaaagaaataaaaataaatacatttaaaaaaattaataaaaaaaaaaaaattgataatattttttgtaacttttttgatataataCTTGTAGATCATCttaaaatttcaaaaatatttccacCTATAATTAATCCGAATTTGAACAATAAAGttcatattctttttaattttaaaataaaacgtAGACATAATCTACAAATCAAAATAGCAAATcaatgtttatataattgtaaaaaatgttgtaaTGAAGTAGACAAGGGATGTGATGAGAGTGACGAAAAAACGGACatggatttttttttaaattatgataGTGACCATTCCGAACATTGCCAACGTTGTGAAATAGAACAGAGTAGCGAATATGAACAAGCTggagaaaaaattaaactaTCATTACAAAAGtcatcaaaatatatttatagtcAAGCTAGCCAATGGTGTCCCTTTCCAAAAGTtgatacaaaaaatgaaacgaaaaaattattaattaatttaactTGCTCAAATAGAATtcttaattataataaaacagtATATGTCTCAGAATATGAAggaagaataaaaaatatttttcctaataattttgctttaatgaaaaatcttaaaataaaaattaaaataaataaagttcctatacatataaattcagattatatatatgttttatatgaatatgtaaatgaaaataatcaaaataaaatctacaaaataattaaaggagtaatgaataaaaaaaggacatacatatattcaaaattgCCAATACTATTACAAACTGATATTGCATGTAAAGAAGACAATCTTCAGTTATCCACCAACACAAATAGTGATACCGATGAAAGTGAAAACCCTAATTATAAACAAGCATTTACTAAGTgtaatgtatattattcatttggTTTTTACTTTTACAAACAACCATTTTCTatgttatttataaaaccagaaattgtaaatatatcaccaaataatattaatttacatgaaaataatattatacatattgaTATGGcacatttttcaaaatcttttaaatttatatatataattttatataaccctaattttaattttatactcACAAAAGCTTACTACAATTCACacacaaataattatagttTTACTACCCCATTGATTTCTGCTACAGCATTTAACCAAGCTCAACACGGTATGCCAAACtagtaaattatttatatgcatgaCGCTCTATATAGCTAGCtacaatattaaaaaattctgacattgtcataatttttttttttgcagaTTTCATAAACTTCCATGTGTTTGCTTCATATAACAATGCTGAATATAGCGAAAACGAAATTAAGTTGACTATCACAAATTTATAGgactaatatataattttcacatttttatcaattcaattttttatcttaaTTAAATTGCAGGGATGCACAACtactaataatattaagGGGTAAGACCACTGTTGTAAAATGCTCACTCCAATTGTCTAGCATATTTATTCCCCACATATTTAATCCaccaaaaatataacatagCAAATTGCATACATGTTTAATGTttcgatatttttatattttttttaaatatttatgtgacatatttttaatttaagtCTGTGTATTATGAATGtgtcgaaaaaaaaaaaatataaaagaaatatataacacagatatatatatactcataaataacatataatttcaaaaatgaaaaaaaagcaatgaattatatatttttcaattataaatatatgtaatacaAATCGCCTAATTTTCAATCCTTCATAATCTTATATCTGCaaagtgaaaataaaaaaaaaacatgatattagtaaaaattatgtgtatgtatagaaaaaaaaactattatatatgctgGTGTATCATCGgcatatttatcaaaataaaaaaatatggatataaataattcatataaaactTACATCTTCTACATCCAATTTTCGATCATTGTTCATTTCTCCTTGACCTTCATCATCCGATTCGTCATCCAAAAATTCTACGCCATGTTGTCCATCATCATCAAATATATCAGTTTCGTTGATTTTGGCTGTTTCTGGTAATTCACCATGTGCCTTTAAGCTCCTTGCTTCGTCAGGTGTATACCTATaattacattttaaaattttattaattaataaattaaaataatgaaagaATATCCAaccaattataaaaaacatttcaCAATCTATACATAATCATATCTATGCATTATAAGGACATACTTTGCTATAACGTCTGCTTTACTATCTTGATAATCTCGTAACGAAACTAAAATTATATCACCAGAATTAATCCAAACTCTCTTTCTCATTTTACCcctacaaataaatataaaatttggtatttatatttacaacaGTTTTGTTTTACacttctttttcattaaattgTCATAATTGACATAATTTGCAT
This sequence is a window from Plasmodium chabaudi chabaudi strain AS genome assembly, chromosome: 7. Protein-coding genes within it:
- a CDS encoding translation initiation factor eIF-1A, putative is translated as MPKNKGKGGKNRRRGKNDNEGEKRELLYKEDDQEYAQVLRMLGNGRLEAHCFDGVKRLCHIRGKMRKRVWINSGDIILVSLRDYQDSKADVIAKYTPDEARSLKAHGELPETAKINETDIFDDDGQHGVEFLDDESDDEGQGEMNNDRKLDVEDI